One region of Astyanax mexicanus isolate ESR-SI-001 chromosome 15, AstMex3_surface, whole genome shotgun sequence genomic DNA includes:
- the LOC125781173 gene encoding uncharacterized protein LOC125781173, translated as MSFFSAPKLNQAELQLERAPPTVWIIGDSYIRRGEEIARSSLGGDLGLQAEVSWFGWGGLRWRDLVPFFNHSLRGRTAPDVLIVHCGGNDLGGMNPVHLSAEMKGDLIDLHRRFPHMKLLLSDITPRRQWRSTTHPKEIDAARKRVNREMCDFILGVEGGVIHHPDIVFHDPRLFLRDRVHLSPLGNKLFLHDIAESLKTFI; from the coding sequence ctcCTCCCACGGTATGGATCATAGGGGACAGCTATATTCGCCGTGGGGAGGAGATAGCGAGGAGCTCACTGGGAGGTGACCTGGGACTGCAGGCCGAGGTCAGCTGGTTCGGGTGGGGGGGACTGAGGTGGCGAGACCTCGTCCCGTTCTTTAACCATTCCCTGAGAGGAAGAACGGCTCCGGACGTGCTGATCGTCCACTGTGGCGGGAACGACCTCGGAGGGATGAACCCCGTTCATCTCAGCGCAGAGATGAAGGGGGATCTGATTGATCTCCACCGTCGTTTCCCACACATGAAGCTCCTGCTGTCAGATATCACCCCCCGCCGTCAGTGGAGGTCCACCACTCACCCCAAGGAGATCGACGCGGCCCGGAAACGGGTGAACCGCGAGATGTGCGATTTCATCTTGGGAGTGGAGGGGGGTGTTATTCATCACCCAGACATCGTGTTCCACGACCCTCGGCTCTTCCTCAGAGACCGGGTTCACCTGTCCCCTTTGGGGAACAAACTGTTTTTACATGACATCGCAGAATCCCTGAAAACCTTTATCTAA